The following nucleotide sequence is from Acinetobacter equi.
ATGCTGCGAAAGAGGGGCCAACAGGTGCATATTTAAGCAATGTCATCCATGTAAAAAAAGCACCAATATAGCCAACAAAGGCACCATAAATCCAAGGTTGACTAAAAATACGTGTTAACCATGCAATATCAAATGTAACTGGTAATGCATAAATTGAGGCATATTTAAAACTGATTTGAGCCAATGTATCAAAGCTTAATAAGGCTAAGAATCCAATAATATAAAATGATCTCATGTACCAACTCCCACAACCATGACACCTAAAGTAATGAGAACAACGCCAATAAGTCTATTTTTAGAAAGTTTTTCTTTAAAAAATAAGCGACCAGCAATCATAATGACCACAATATTAATACTACCAAGCATTACGCCTTCAGAAAGTGGCACAAAAGATAAGAATGCAAGCCAAACAATAAATTCAAATATATAGCTTAAAATACCTAACCATAGCCAAGGTCTTTTAAGCATAAATTTCCAATGTTTGAAGCCATCTAAATTTTTATTTTCAGTTGCAGCAGCTTTAAATGCAAGTTGTCCGACTGTATCTACAACAATTGTGATGATCCACACTAGAATAACAATAGGGCTCATTGATTTGTAACTTGTATTGGTTGAGTATATTCATTTATAAATTGTATTGACTCTTGAATAACTTGCTTTCTGTCATTATCAATTGTGATCATATGATAACTATTATATAACCAGATTAGTTTTTTATCGCCAGAAACTCTAGTGTATATAAGCTCGCTATTACGACGGTGAGCAATGTCATCATCATAAGCATGTAGGCATAAACATGGTGCAGTAATTTTATTTAAATTTTGTCGCACATTGTAAGAAAGTTTACGTAACTCATTGAGAGAAAACCATGGGTTTCCTGGTAAACCAGCTTCGCTACTATTGCCACTATTCATTGCGTGAATAATACGATGTCTTAATTGTTCATTGTGAATGCCATAGGGTTCAGCTTCATCAAAAGTATGATGTTTGAAATAACTAGTTTTTGAAACGATCGGTAAGGCAATCGGTGCAATGAGTTTAGACCATAACGGAATGCTCCAACCATCATATTTAAATGTTGGAGCATAACTAATAATACCATTTGTCTGATGTTCAGAAGCATATTTAAGTGCCAAAAGTGCACCCATAGATAATCCTGCAATAAAAAAATAATCGGTTGATGCCTTTAATTTTTTTGCAGCATGGCAAACACTTTCATACCAGTCTTCCCACTTTGTTTGAATCAAATCGTCAATATTGCCACAATGTCCTGCTAGTTGAACACCGTAAACACTGAAGCCAGATTGATTAAAAGTACGAGCAATTCCTCGAACTTCATTTGGGGTACCTGTTAGACCATGAATGAGCAAAATACCAATTCGGTTGCCTTCTAAATAAAAGGTATTATCTTGAATCATGCTTTGACCATATTTAAGTGGATGAGTTTCTGTAATTGTGGAATTGAATCTGAAATTTGATGAATAGGTTTGAATGGTAGGTTTTGTTCTTCGCAATAATTAATTAATGAAGATTTAGCAAAAATAAATTGCACTTGGTGAGCTAAACAAAAATCTGAACGACCATCACCAATTAAAATGATAGTAGGTTTATTGGATTGGTCAGCAATTTTACATTTACATGTTCCATTTTCTTTGATGCAAAATGGACTGGCATTTGGGAATTCAAGCGACCATGTTTTTTCAGAACGTTGGATGAGTTTATTCGCAACAATTGTAACGTTATAAATAT
It contains:
- a CDS encoding DMT family transporter, which encodes MRSFYIIGFLALLSFDTLAQISFKYASIYALPVTFDIAWLTRIFSQPWIYGAFVGYIGAFFTWMTLLKYAPVGPSFAASHLELISVTLFSIWLFNEPLTIPKVIGATLIIAGVLFLAKQEDDDEKIKSTA
- a CDS encoding EamA family transporter — protein: MSPIVILVWIITIVVDTVGQLAFKAAATENKNLDGFKHWKFMLKRPWLWLGILSYIFEFIVWLAFLSFVPLSEGVMLGSINIVVIMIAGRLFFKEKLSKNRLIGVVLITLGVMVVGVGT
- a CDS encoding alpha/beta hydrolase, which translates into the protein MIQDNTFYLEGNRIGILLIHGLTGTPNEVRGIARTFNQSGFSVYGVQLAGHCGNIDDLIQTKWEDWYESVCHAAKKLKASTDYFFIAGLSMGALLALKYASEHQTNGIISYAPTFKYDGWSIPLWSKLIAPIALPIVSKTSYFKHHTFDEAEPYGIHNEQLRHRIIHAMNSGNSSEAGLPGNPWFSLNELRKLSYNVRQNLNKITAPCLCLHAYDDDIAHRRNSELIYTRVSGDKKLIWLYNSYHMITIDNDRKQVIQESIQFINEYTQPIQVTNQ